The Edaphobacter sp. 12200R-103 genome contains a region encoding:
- a CDS encoding CTP synthase: MSAKYIFVTGGVVSSLGKGLAAASIGCLLEARGLRVNLMKFDPYLNVDPGTMSPFQHGEVFVTDDGAETDLDLGHYERFTHAKLSRDNNLTTGRIYEQIITKERRGDYLGKTVQVIPHVTNEIKNAMRKVAADCDVAIVEIGGTVGDIESLPFLEAIRQMRQDLGRENTVFVHVTLIPWIAAAQELKTKPTQHSVKEMLSIGIQPDILLCRTERAVPREMRQKIALFCNVEEAAVIAARDVPSIYEVPLNFAQEGVDALALRYLHINAPEPDLSRWQDIVHRAYHPKDEVSIGIVGKYVEYEDSYKSLKEALVHGALSQNLKLRVTWIEAEGLETHDSDGKPTQEYRQQLEGFDGILVPGGFGKRGIEGMLNAIRYARETGTPYFGICLGMQTACIEYARNVCGLKEANSGEFDPATPHRIIYKLRELTGVEEMGGTMRLGAWPCVLEPGSLAAKAYGTTEISERHRHRYEFNREYEAVLTGAGLRLTGTTPDATYVEIVEIPSHPFFLACQFHPEFKSKPLEPHPLFRDFVAASYRNRTNHATTEVAGAEAIEQAL, encoded by the coding sequence ATGTCTGCAAAGTACATCTTCGTAACGGGCGGTGTTGTGTCTTCGTTAGGAAAAGGGCTGGCAGCGGCCTCCATCGGCTGCCTGCTCGAGGCCCGCGGACTCCGCGTCAACCTGATGAAGTTCGACCCGTACCTGAACGTCGATCCCGGAACCATGTCGCCGTTCCAGCACGGCGAGGTCTTCGTCACCGACGACGGAGCCGAGACAGACCTCGACCTGGGCCACTACGAGCGTTTCACGCATGCGAAGCTCTCCCGCGACAACAACCTGACCACGGGCCGCATCTACGAGCAGATCATCACCAAGGAGCGCCGCGGCGACTATCTCGGCAAGACCGTGCAGGTCATTCCGCACGTCACCAACGAGATCAAAAACGCCATGCGCAAGGTCGCCGCAGACTGCGATGTTGCCATCGTCGAGATTGGCGGAACCGTCGGCGACATCGAATCGCTCCCCTTCCTCGAAGCCATTCGCCAGATGCGCCAGGACCTGGGCCGCGAGAACACCGTCTTCGTGCATGTCACCCTCATCCCCTGGATCGCCGCCGCGCAGGAGCTCAAGACCAAGCCCACCCAGCACTCGGTCAAAGAGATGCTCTCCATCGGAATCCAGCCCGACATCCTGCTCTGCCGCACCGAGCGCGCCGTGCCCCGCGAGATGCGCCAGAAGATCGCCCTCTTCTGCAACGTCGAGGAGGCAGCCGTCATCGCTGCCCGCGACGTCCCAAGCATCTATGAGGTTCCCCTGAATTTTGCGCAGGAAGGCGTCGACGCTCTTGCGCTCCGGTACCTCCACATCAACGCCCCCGAACCCGACCTCTCGCGTTGGCAGGATATCGTTCACCGTGCCTATCACCCCAAGGACGAGGTCTCCATTGGGATCGTCGGCAAGTATGTCGAATACGAGGACAGCTACAAGTCCCTGAAGGAAGCTCTCGTCCACGGCGCTCTCTCGCAGAACCTCAAGCTTCGCGTCACCTGGATCGAGGCTGAAGGCCTCGAAACTCACGATTCCGACGGCAAGCCAACCCAGGAATATCGTCAGCAGCTCGAAGGCTTCGACGGCATCCTGGTTCCCGGCGGCTTCGGCAAGCGCGGCATCGAAGGCATGCTCAACGCCATCCGCTATGCGCGCGAGACAGGAACACCCTACTTCGGAATCTGCCTGGGCATGCAGACGGCCTGCATTGAGTACGCCCGCAACGTCTGTGGCCTGAAGGAAGCCAACTCCGGCGAGTTCGACCCCGCCACGCCTCACCGCATCATCTATAAGCTGCGTGAGCTGACCGGAGTCGAAGAGATGGGTGGAACCATGCGCCTGGGCGCGTGGCCCTGCGTGCTCGAACCCGGCTCGCTGGCCGCAAAGGCTTACGGCACGACCGAGATTTCAGAACGTCACCGCCATCGTTACGAGTTCAACCGCGAGTACGAGGCTGTCCTGACCGGCGCCGGGCTTCGCCTCACCGGAACTACCCCCGACGCAACCTACGTCGAAATCGTCGAGATCCCCAGCCACCCGTTCTTCCTCGCCTGCCAGTTCCACCCTGAGTTCAAATCGAAGCCGCTTGAGCCGCATCCGCTCTTCCGCGACTTCGTCGCTGCAAGCTATCGCAACC